ATCGAGGAGCAACTCGGCCGCGTGCTGGCTGAGGCCGGCGGCGGACTCGGGCTGAAGGAAGCCCTGCTCGCCCGCATGGGCGCAACGACGGGAGGGGCGAATGCTCGCGACTGAGGACCTGGACCGCCTGGCGGCCGCGCTCGCGGCGGAAGACGACGCCTGGGCACGCCTGCTCGACGCGACCGAGGCGCACCATGCGGCGCTGCTGGCGGGCGCGGCGGACAGCGTCGCGGCGACCTTGCGCGCGCAGCTCGTCGCGCTCACTGCCTGCGCGCCGGCCAGCGAGACGCGGGTGGCGATCACCGAGGCGCTGGCGGCCGCGCTGGAGCTCTCGCTGCCTTGCAGTCTGGAGCGGCTGCTCGGGAGCCTGCCCGATGCCGCGGCGCCCTTGCGCGAGGTCCACACGCGGCTGCGCGAGCGCAGCGCGGAGCTGCGCCGACTCAACGCGGCCAACCGGCGTCTCGACGAGCACCGTCTGGATCTGCTGCAGGGCGATCTCCTCGCCCTGCGGGAGATGGTGAGCGCCGCGATCGGCGGCGATCCATCCACGGCGAACGGCGCGGGGAGCCTCGTCTCCCTGCGCGCCTGAGGGGGGACCATGTCCGGGCTCTTCGGCCTCCTCGAGACGACCAAGCTGACGATCTTCGCGCAGGAGATGTCGCTGGGCGTCATCAACCACAACATCGCGAACGCAAGCACGCCCGGCTATCACCGGCAGCGCGTGGCGCTCTCGGCCCGCGGCAGCCTGGTCGGCCTGGGCGGGACCTTCGGCGGGGGCGTCAACATCGAGGGCATCGAGCGCCTGGGCGATCGCTTCCTCAGCAGCCAACTCGGGCGCGTGAGCGCCAACCGGGCCGAGCAATCGGCCCTGGCGGACTCCTTCAGCGTCATCGAGACGATCTTCGGCGAGCCCGCGGACGACACCTACGGCGAGACCGGCCTGGGCGACGCGATCGACGCCTTCCTCAACGCCTGGCAGCCGGTGGTCAATCCCGAGATGAACGCGGAGGACGCGGACACCCGCGGCCTCATCCTCGAGGCGGCAAACACGATCGCGCATCGCTTCCGCGACACCGCGAGCGCCCTGCAGAGCGAGGCCGCGAGCTTGCGCGAGCGGGTGGCGGTCGGCGTCCGCGAAGTCAACGCCCTGCTCGGCGAAGTCGCCGAGCTGAACCTCGCGCTCAGCAGCGGCAGCCTCAATGACTCTGCGCGCGCGGACTTCGAGGATACGCGCGAGGTCAAGCTGCAGCAGCTCTCGGCGCTGATCGGGGCCGATTGGCAGGTCGACGGCGAGGGCAAGCTGCGCGTGTACAGCGGCGGGCGCGTGCTCGTCGACCACGTCAGCGCGCACGCACTGACCACCGAAGCGATCGAGGGCGAAGCCGGCGTCGGCGGCCTGCGCCTCTTGCCGACGGGCAGCCGCGACACCATGACGCTGGCCGGCGGCGAGCTGAAAGGGCTGCTGGCCATGCTCGACAACGAGCTGCCCGAGGTCCTCTCGCGACTCGACGCGCTCGCGACGCGCTTGATCGAGCGCGTGAATGCGATCCACCAGGCGGCCACCGGCGACGGGGGTGGCGGCATCGACATCTTCAGCGGCAACAGCGCGAGCAGCATCGCCGTCAATCCGGCCCTGCTCGCTCATCCCGAGCAGATCTCGCTCACGGGCAAACTGCCGGACGGCCAGGACATCGCGGCGGCGATCTTCGCCCTGCACACGGAGAGCATCGAGTCGGCGGGCGGGCTCACGCTCGGCGGTCTCTACTCGGGTCTCATCGGACACCTCGGGTCGCGCAGCGCGAGCAGCGGCCAGCTCGCGCAGGCCGCCGAGCGCCTCGAGGCCGGCCTGAGCCAGAAGCTGGAGTCGAGCGTGGGCGTGAGCATCGACGAGGAGATGGCCCAGATGCTGGTCGTGCAGACGACCTACCAGGCGGCGGCCAAGGTGATCACCGCCGTCGAGGAGATGCTCGACGTCCTCATGACCGCGCTCTAGGAGGCAGCGATGCGTGTGACTCAGAAGATGCGCCAGGACAGCATGCTGGCGAACATCAACCGCGCCTACGACCGCATGGCCGGCATCAACTTGCAGCGCCGTATCACGAAGCCGAGCGACGATCCGAGCGGCGCCGAGCAGCTCGTTCGCCTGCGTTCGCTGATCTCGCGCAACGAGCAGTACCAGGCCAACGTCGCGAGCGCCTCGCGCTGGCTGACCTACTCGGAGGCCGCTCTGGGCAACGCCGCGGAGAACGTGCGCTCGGTGCGCGAACTGGCGCTGACCGCCGCCGACGACTCGAACAGCCTCGAGGGCCTCGCCGAGAGCCTGGAGGCGATCCTCCAGGACATGCTCAGCCAGGCGAACGCCGA
The nucleotide sequence above comes from bacterium. Encoded proteins:
- the flgK gene encoding flagellar hook-associated protein FlgK; amino-acid sequence: MSGLFGLLETTKLTIFAQEMSLGVINHNIANASTPGYHRQRVALSARGSLVGLGGTFGGGVNIEGIERLGDRFLSSQLGRVSANRAEQSALADSFSVIETIFGEPADDTYGETGLGDAIDAFLNAWQPVVNPEMNAEDADTRGLILEAANTIAHRFRDTASALQSEAASLRERVAVGVREVNALLGEVAELNLALSSGSLNDSARADFEDTREVKLQQLSALIGADWQVDGEGKLRVYSGGRVLVDHVSAHALTTEAIEGEAGVGGLRLLPTGSRDTMTLAGGELKGLLAMLDNELPEVLSRLDALATRLIERVNAIHQAATGDGGGGIDIFSGNSASSIAVNPALLAHPEQISLTGKLPDGQDIAAAIFALHTESIESAGGLTLGGLYSGLIGHLGSRSASSGQLAQAAERLEAGLSQKLESSVGVSIDEEMAQMLVVQTTYQAAAKVITAVEEMLDVLMTAL